Proteins from one Flavobacterium sp. N2038 genomic window:
- a CDS encoding exosortase F system-associated membrane protein produces MLSKLIRHRNKIGISILIVLCFGLIRAFENSLFYDPFLVYFEAEFKNVPYPEVDVLKLVCGLLLRYFLNSILSLALIYNLFRDIEMLKFSTFLYLFFLVFLIGVFVLILECFPDGNWLLFYVRRFIIQPIFVLLFIPAFYYQQENFKK; encoded by the coding sequence ATGCTAAGTAAATTAATCAGGCATCGAAATAAAATTGGAATTTCGATTCTTATTGTATTATGTTTTGGCTTAATCAGGGCTTTTGAGAATAGTCTTTTTTATGATCCTTTTTTAGTCTATTTTGAAGCTGAATTTAAAAATGTTCCTTATCCTGAAGTTGATGTTTTAAAGCTTGTTTGCGGGCTGTTATTGCGTTATTTCCTAAATTCAATTTTATCTTTAGCTCTAATTTATAATTTGTTCAGAGATATTGAGATGTTAAAATTCAGTACTTTTTTATACCTGTTTTTTTTAGTATTTCTAATTGGAGTATTTGTTTTAATCCTGGAATGTTTTCCCGACGGAAATTGGCTTTTGTTTTATGTAAGACGATTTATAATTCAACCAATATTTGTCTTGTTATTTATTCCTGCATTTTATTACCAGCAGGAAAATTTCAAAAAATAA
- a CDS encoding TonB-dependent receptor plug domain-containing protein has protein sequence MHKNIMLLGMILLSVSVFSQEDLEEVKITKKQKGIKKSYTLTANTSVITSKELLKAACCNLAESFETNPSIDVNFSDALTGTKQIKMLGLTSPYLMITEENIPSVRGASQAYGLSFTPGTWIESVQITKGAGSVINGYESISGQINTELLKPLNDVPFFLNAYGSTDARFELNTQFNKKLSDKWATSLFVHGNTRVAKNDMNNDGFLDNPLGKQINVLNRYQYYDAESGLVSFINFRYMNDKKQTGEVDFDKDRDRGTTNHWGSEINTERFDVSTKIGYVFPDMPYQSIGFQNAFNSHKQDSYYGLNQYDIKQNSFYSNLIFNSIISNTMHKFTTGLNFTYDQYQEFVNVNDYSRVDNSVGAFFEYTYDNTDNFSLILGGRVDNHNRLGFFVTPRLHLRYNPWKNGVVRFSAGRGKRSANIFAENQQLFASSRTFSILDTNGKIYGLNPEIAWNYGVSFSQKFKLFNKNAEAGFDLYRTDFQNQAVVDLMQSPQDVLFYNLKGSSFANSLQLEFNYELIHNLNLRTAYKYYDIQTDYLRGTFQRPLQAKHRFLGNLEYETPSNNGKQWKFDYTFNWSGKQQLPYTASNPVEDQFPDFSPSYAVMNAQVTRVFSPVFEVYVGGENIGNYKQQKAILGADDPFGSNFDASIAYAPIFGQMYYAGLRFKIK, from the coding sequence ATGCACAAAAATATTATGCTTTTGGGCATGATTTTACTTTCTGTGTCTGTTTTTTCGCAAGAAGATTTGGAAGAAGTAAAAATCACCAAAAAGCAAAAGGGAATTAAAAAATCATACACCCTTACCGCTAATACATCAGTTATCACCAGTAAAGAACTTTTAAAAGCTGCTTGCTGTAATCTGGCTGAGAGTTTTGAGACCAATCCTTCTATCGATGTCAATTTTTCGGATGCCTTAACCGGAACCAAACAAATTAAAATGTTAGGTTTAACTAGTCCGTATCTAATGATTACCGAAGAAAATATTCCATCTGTTCGTGGCGCTTCTCAGGCCTATGGATTGTCTTTTACTCCGGGAACCTGGATAGAAAGTGTTCAGATTACAAAAGGTGCCGGAAGTGTTATCAATGGATATGAAAGTATTTCGGGACAAATAAACACAGAGCTTTTAAAGCCATTAAATGATGTCCCGTTTTTTCTGAATGCTTACGGTTCTACAGATGCCCGTTTTGAATTGAATACTCAGTTTAATAAAAAACTATCAGATAAATGGGCAACAAGTTTGTTTGTTCACGGTAATACCCGTGTCGCAAAAAACGATATGAACAATGATGGTTTTCTGGATAATCCGTTAGGGAAACAAATCAATGTTTTAAATCGCTATCAATATTATGATGCTGAGAGCGGATTGGTAAGTTTTATCAATTTCAGATACATGAATGATAAAAAGCAAACCGGAGAAGTTGATTTTGACAAAGATCGCGATCGTGGAACTACAAATCACTGGGGTTCAGAAATCAATACAGAACGTTTTGATGTGTCGACCAAAATCGGATATGTTTTTCCAGATATGCCTTATCAAAGTATTGGTTTTCAAAATGCTTTTAATAGTCATAAACAAGATTCATATTATGGTCTAAATCAATATGATATTAAACAAAATAGTTTTTATTCGAATTTAATTTTCAATTCGATTATCAGTAACACGATGCACAAATTCACAACCGGATTGAATTTTACTTACGATCAGTATCAGGAATTTGTGAATGTAAATGATTATAGCAGAGTTGATAATTCTGTTGGAGCATTTTTTGAATATACCTATGACAATACAGATAATTTTAGTTTGATTTTGGGAGGAAGAGTTGACAACCATAATCGATTAGGATTTTTTGTGACACCACGCTTACACCTGAGATATAATCCATGGAAAAATGGAGTAGTTCGTTTTTCTGCTGGAAGAGGGAAACGTTCGGCAAATATTTTTGCCGAAAATCAACAGCTTTTTGCAAGTTCCAGAACATTTTCAATTTTAGATACTAATGGAAAGATTTATGGATTAAATCCTGAAATTGCATGGAATTATGGTGTAAGCTTTTCGCAGAAATTTAAGCTTTTTAATAAAAATGCCGAAGCAGGTTTTGACTTATACAGAACTGATTTTCAAAATCAGGCCGTTGTTGATTTGATGCAAAGTCCTCAGGACGTTTTATTTTATAATTTAAAAGGAAGTTCTTTTGCAAATAGCCTGCAGTTAGAATTTAATTATGAACTGATCCATAATCTTAATTTAAGGACAGCTTATAAATATTACGACATTCAAACGGATTATCTAAGAGGAACTTTTCAACGTCCACTTCAGGCAAAACATCGTTTTTTAGGAAATCTGGAATATGAAACACCTTCAAACAATGGAAAACAATGGAAGTTTGATTATACCTTCAATTGGTCAGGAAAACAACAGCTGCCATATACAGCTTCTAATCCGGTCGAAGATCAATTCCCGGATTTCTCACCATCTTATGCAGTTATGAATGCTCAGGTAACAAGGGTTTTTTCTCCCGTTTTTGAGGTTTATGTAGGTGGAGAAAATATTGGGAATTACAAACAACAAAAAGCAATTTTAGGAGCAGACGACCCATTTGGATCCAATTTTGATGCTTCGATAGCATATGCGCCAATCTTTGGACAAATGTATTATGCAGGATTGCGATTTAAAATAAAATAG
- a CDS encoding DedA family protein, whose product MNNFDWTQLINPEFYITLSIGGFEIGLFIVLFIVFAETGLFAGFFLPGDSLLFLAGIYSRDLIQNVVYIPGDFINVFLLSLAVAIMGVFGNMTGYWFGAKSGYYLFKKEDTFWFKKKYLLQSKDFFEKYGGKAIIYARFLPIFRTFAPIIAGIVSMDKKKFMFYNVLSSFLWSFLLIFAGHYLYGVFLKQGIDLKEHIEYIIIIIVIISTFPVLLKLLKKRPSEHV is encoded by the coding sequence ATGAATAATTTTGATTGGACCCAGTTAATAAACCCTGAATTTTATATAACTTTAAGTATCGGAGGTTTTGAAATTGGGTTGTTTATTGTTCTGTTTATAGTTTTTGCTGAAACAGGACTTTTTGCAGGCTTTTTTCTGCCGGGAGATAGTTTACTTTTTTTGGCGGGTATTTACAGTCGTGATTTAATCCAGAATGTGGTTTATATTCCAGGTGATTTTATTAATGTCTTTTTACTTTCACTGGCTGTAGCTATTATGGGAGTTTTTGGTAATATGACCGGTTATTGGTTTGGAGCAAAAAGTGGTTATTACTTATTTAAGAAAGAAGATACGTTCTGGTTTAAGAAAAAATACCTTTTACAATCAAAAGACTTCTTTGAAAAATATGGCGGAAAAGCAATCATATATGCGCGTTTTCTTCCAATCTTCAGAACTTTTGCACCAATCATTGCGGGTATAGTTTCGATGGATAAAAAGAAGTTTATGTTCTACAATGTATTAAGTTCTTTTTTATGGTCGTTTTTATTGATTTTTGCGGGACATTATCTTTACGGTGTGTTCTTGAAACAAGGAATAGACTTAAAAGAGCATATTGAATATATCATTATTATTATAGTTATTATTTCTACATTTCCTGTTCTTTTAAAGCTTTTAAAAAAGAGACCAAGTGAACATGTTTAG
- the rodA gene encoding rod shape-determining protein RodA: MKNQSVKNNIDWISVFIYITLVILGWLNIYSSSLLSTEGTYQKQLIFIGCTIPLIFVVLFVDGKFYEKYASIIFGVSLLSLAGLFLFGKTIAGQRCWYAIGSFTLQPSEFAKAATSLALAKYLSDSQINLKEVNRQIQALAIVFLPVILILPQPDPGSALIYSIFIIVLYREGLPSWYVLTGFITILLFVLTLVLEPYVVILLAALVLAVIHFKGRVVDRNLLMSGILLALASAFVFSVDYVFDHVFKQHHRDRFNILLGKTVDMKGIGYNTNQSEIAIGSGGWLGKGFLQGTQTKGGFVPEQHTDYIFTTVGEEWGFVGSLVVIALFVGLFLRVIYLAERQKTKFSRVYGYCVAGILFIHFFVNIAMVIGIFPTIGVPLPFFSYGGSGLWGFTILLFIFLKMDANKVNEW; the protein is encoded by the coding sequence ATGAAAAATCAAAGTGTAAAAAATAACATTGACTGGATAAGTGTTTTTATCTACATCACGTTAGTAATATTGGGGTGGTTAAATATCTATTCTTCATCATTATTATCAACAGAAGGAACATATCAAAAACAATTAATTTTTATTGGTTGTACTATTCCTTTGATATTTGTTGTACTTTTTGTTGATGGAAAATTTTATGAAAAGTATGCCAGTATAATTTTTGGTGTATCATTACTCTCTCTTGCCGGCCTTTTCCTTTTTGGAAAAACGATTGCCGGGCAAAGATGCTGGTATGCCATTGGAAGTTTTACTTTACAACCTTCAGAGTTTGCAAAAGCAGCTACTTCACTAGCTCTGGCAAAATATTTAAGTGATTCACAAATCAATCTAAAAGAGGTAAACAGGCAAATTCAGGCTCTGGCAATTGTATTTCTACCCGTTATACTTATTCTGCCACAGCCGGATCCCGGAAGTGCATTAATCTATAGTATCTTTATTATTGTACTATATAGAGAAGGATTACCATCATGGTATGTTCTTACAGGTTTTATTACTATTCTTTTATTTGTACTTACACTGGTTTTAGAACCATACGTGGTAATACTTTTAGCTGCGCTAGTATTGGCAGTTATACATTTTAAAGGTCGGGTTGTAGACAGAAATTTGCTAATGAGCGGTATTCTTTTGGCCTTAGCCTCAGCTTTTGTTTTTTCTGTAGATTATGTATTTGATCACGTTTTTAAGCAACACCATAGAGATCGATTCAATATTTTACTTGGAAAAACAGTAGACATGAAAGGTATTGGATACAACACCAACCAATCTGAAATTGCGATTGGATCAGGAGGCTGGCTTGGAAAAGGTTTTTTACAAGGAACTCAGACTAAAGGAGGCTTTGTACCGGAACAACATACAGATTACATTTTTACAACGGTTGGAGAAGAATGGGGCTTTGTTGGATCATTAGTCGTAATTGCTCTTTTTGTTGGTTTATTTTTGAGAGTTATTTATTTAGCAGAAAGACAGAAAACCAAATTTAGCAGAGTTTATGGCTATTGTGTTGCCGGAATTCTTTTCATTCACTTTTTTGTAAATATTGCTATGGTTATTGGAATTTTCCCTACAATTGGGGTTCCTCTGCCCTTTTTCTCCTACGGAGGTTCCGGATTATGGGGATTCACTATTCTACTCTTTATTTTCTTAAAAATGGATGCTAATAAGGTTAATGAGTGGTAG
- a CDS encoding heavy-metal-associated domain-containing protein yields MKNIILIVLLAFFGITTQAQDKKNKNLKYTTEVNGNCEQCKKRIEKAAFGVPGVKTATWDISSHQLSVILNEEKSSTQDLNKAIAKAGHDTKEVKATDADYDNLHSCCKYERHE; encoded by the coding sequence ATGAAAAACATAATTTTAATTGTATTGCTAGCGTTTTTTGGGATCACTACACAAGCTCAGGATAAAAAGAACAAGAATTTAAAATACACAACAGAGGTAAATGGTAATTGTGAACAATGCAAAAAACGTATTGAAAAAGCCGCGTTTGGAGTTCCGGGTGTGAAAACGGCAACCTGGGACATAAGTTCACACCAATTGAGTGTAATTTTAAATGAAGAAAAGTCTTCAACACAAGATTTAAACAAGGCCATTGCAAAAGCAGGTCATGATACCAAAGAGGTTAAAGCAACGGATGCTGATTACGATAATCTTCATTCTTGTTGTAAATACGAAAGACACGAATAG
- the mrdA gene encoding penicillin-binding protein 2, which translates to MRKILLPALIIIAGSLLVIRVFYLQIIDDSFKLKSENNAIKKQYDYPERGYIYDRNGKLLVANQASYDIMVIPRDIKEDLNVDEFCTLLNITKEDYEKRIAKAKVYSPRLPSVFLAQLNKSEFAAFQEKIRKFEGFYFQKRSLRDYEVDYGANIFGFITQVSEGLIAKNPYYNSGDLIGKQGVEQSYEEVLRGIKGVKYIQKDKYNREIGSYKNGKYDTIAVAGEDINITIDAELQKYGEELMINKRGGIVAIEPKSGEILALVTAPSYDPGILVGRQRSKNYTLLYHDSIANPLFDRGLLAQYPPGSPFKILTGLVALQEGVINEQTTFMCHHGFSYGRGRFMKCHGFGPHQLHNGIYNSCNTYFAQAYMLTINKYPNPGKAVDVWSDHVKSFGLGQFMGYDLPTGKRGNIPTSKTYKKIYPNGGWRSTTIVSNAIGQGEVLMTPIQLANMMATVANQGYYYTPHIIKKIEGKKIDPKFTTRHETTIDKKYFPPVISGLFDVYNKGTAYALRVEGIDICGKTGTAENYAKINGKREKLKDHSIFVAFAPKDNPKIAIAVMIENGGFGATVAGPIASLMIEKYLRKKITRNDLEIRVLNKSLASEYAKLGGMNAASAIESTPKDSVLKAKIVVPKPAAPKSEIKKTSIDTTKKN; encoded by the coding sequence ATGAGAAAAATATTGCTACCCGCTTTAATTATCATTGCAGGATCTTTGCTGGTGATCAGGGTGTTTTATTTGCAAATTATTGATGATTCTTTTAAATTAAAATCTGAAAATAATGCAATTAAGAAGCAGTATGATTACCCTGAAAGAGGATACATTTATGACAGAAATGGCAAACTTTTAGTTGCCAACCAGGCTTCTTATGACATCATGGTTATCCCACGAGATATTAAAGAAGACCTAAATGTAGATGAATTTTGTACTTTATTAAATATCACTAAAGAAGATTACGAGAAAAGAATTGCCAAAGCAAAGGTTTACAGCCCGAGACTTCCTTCGGTATTTTTAGCACAATTAAACAAAAGCGAATTTGCAGCTTTTCAGGAAAAAATCAGAAAATTTGAAGGTTTCTATTTCCAAAAACGCTCACTTCGTGATTACGAGGTAGATTATGGTGCTAATATTTTTGGGTTCATCACGCAAGTTTCGGAAGGACTAATTGCTAAAAATCCTTACTATAACAGTGGAGATTTAATTGGAAAACAAGGTGTTGAACAAAGTTACGAGGAAGTCTTACGCGGAATAAAAGGTGTAAAATACATTCAGAAAGACAAATACAATAGAGAAATAGGCTCCTATAAAAATGGAAAATACGACACTATTGCCGTAGCAGGGGAAGATATTAATATAACTATTGATGCTGAACTTCAGAAATATGGTGAAGAATTAATGATCAACAAAAGAGGTGGAATTGTTGCTATTGAACCTAAAAGCGGTGAAATTTTAGCACTTGTTACTGCTCCATCTTACGATCCTGGAATTTTAGTTGGAAGACAAAGATCTAAGAATTATACTCTTTTATATCACGACTCTATTGCAAACCCTTTATTTGACAGAGGCCTTTTAGCACAATATCCGCCAGGATCTCCATTTAAAATTTTAACTGGACTTGTTGCACTTCAGGAAGGTGTTATCAATGAGCAAACTACTTTTATGTGTCATCATGGATTTAGTTATGGCCGAGGTCGTTTTATGAAATGCCACGGCTTTGGCCCACATCAATTACATAACGGAATTTACAATTCTTGTAATACCTATTTTGCTCAGGCTTACATGTTAACTATAAACAAATATCCTAATCCAGGTAAAGCAGTAGATGTTTGGAGCGATCACGTTAAAAGTTTTGGGTTAGGCCAGTTTATGGGTTATGATTTACCAACTGGTAAAAGAGGAAATATACCAACTTCTAAAACATACAAGAAAATCTATCCTAACGGAGGCTGGAGAAGTACAACAATTGTATCAAACGCTATTGGTCAGGGAGAAGTTTTAATGACACCTATTCAACTTGCCAATATGATGGCGACAGTTGCAAATCAGGGTTACTACTACACTCCTCATATCATTAAAAAAATTGAAGGAAAAAAGATAGATCCTAAATTTACAACAAGACACGAAACTACAATTGACAAAAAATATTTCCCGCCAGTTATAAGTGGTTTATTTGACGTTTATAACAAAGGTACTGCTTATGCTCTTAGAGTTGAAGGTATTGATATTTGCGGAAAAACGGGTACAGCTGAGAATTATGCCAAAATAAACGGTAAAAGAGAAAAGCTTAAAGATCACTCTATATTTGTGGCTTTTGCACCAAAAGATAATCCAAAAATTGCCATCGCGGTTATGATTGAAAACGGAGGTTTTGGCGCAACAGTTGCGGGTCCTATTGCCAGTTTGATGATTGAAAAATATTTAAGAAAGAAAATCACAAGAAACGATCTGGAAATTCGCGTTCTTAATAAAAGTTTAGCAAGCGAATATGCAAAACTAGGCGGAATGAACGCAGCCAGCGCAATTGAATCGACACCAAAAGACTCTGTTTTAAAAGCAAAAATTGTTGTACCTAAACCAGCAGCTCCAAAAAGTGAAATTAAAAAAACATCAATAGACACCACTAAAAAGAACTAA
- a CDS encoding HYC_CC_PP family protein, with translation MNLKKCTGLFLALLLLVSNIGFAFDVHYCGGEIASVSLNTTVSGTPEKKCCGASEKKSSCCKDKVVHIEKKSDHATFKIFFFQLDFPAVIQEFKPIAFLAVPNFKTNQIIAYYSDANAPPLFKLYNQYIFYS, from the coding sequence ATGAATTTAAAAAAGTGCACAGGTTTATTTTTAGCTCTTCTATTGTTGGTTTCCAACATTGGATTTGCTTTTGATGTGCATTATTGCGGAGGTGAAATTGCTTCTGTTTCTTTAAATACTACAGTTTCGGGAACACCTGAAAAGAAATGTTGCGGAGCTTCTGAAAAAAAATCATCTTGTTGTAAAGACAAAGTGGTGCATATTGAAAAAAAATCAGATCATGCTACTTTTAAGATCTTCTTTTTTCAACTTGATTTTCCTGCAGTAATTCAGGAATTCAAGCCAATTGCATTTTTGGCAGTTCCAAATTTCAAAACAAATCAGATAATAGCCTATTATTCTGATGCCAATGCGCCCCCCTTATTTAAATTGTACAATCAATATATTTTTTACTCCTGA
- a CDS encoding GAF domain-containing protein translates to MTFQELQPKVSAIVAENSTNRDEKLLAICQLLNENIEYYNWVGFYFANHENKTLHLGPYIGAETDHTVIPFGKGICGQVAESNANFVVPDVAAQDNYIACSFTVKSEIVVPLFVNEVNIGQIDIDSHVIDPFTEADERFLEFVNQEVAKLF, encoded by the coding sequence ATGACTTTTCAGGAATTACAACCAAAAGTAAGCGCTATTGTAGCTGAAAACAGTACAAACAGAGACGAAAAATTATTAGCAATCTGTCAATTGCTAAATGAAAACATAGAATATTATAACTGGGTTGGTTTTTATTTTGCCAATCACGAGAACAAAACATTGCACCTTGGTCCTTATATTGGAGCAGAAACAGATCATACCGTTATTCCGTTTGGAAAAGGAATTTGTGGTCAGGTAGCCGAAAGTAATGCCAATTTTGTAGTGCCGGATGTAGCTGCACAAGACAATTATATTGCCTGCAGTTTTACTGTTAAGTCAGAGATTGTTGTACCTTTATTTGTAAACGAAGTAAATATTGGTCAGATTGATATTGACAGCCATGTTATTGATCCTTTTACAGAAGCTGACGAGAGATTTTTAGAATTTGTAAATCAAGAAGTTGCAAAATTATTCTAG
- the mreC gene encoding rod shape-determining protein MreC: protein MQQIFNFIIRNSNRLLFLLLLGISLALTIQSHSFHRSKVISSANFLSGGVYEKINHLNEYLNLRTENDELVLENARLKSLLFNKEDTTKIPLADSIKGVKPADIIVSKVIHNSYNTHENYITLNSGANDGVKQDMGVINSLGIIGVIDNTSPRYSTVVSILNMKSQINAKIKKSNHFGSLTWNGKSTGYVQLEDVPRLASIKKGDTIVTGGQSVIFPEGINIGTVDKIYIKDKTSFYVINVKLFNDMTNLGHVYIIKSKDREELINLEKKEKDE from the coding sequence ATGCAGCAAATTTTTAATTTCATTATAAGAAACAGTAATCGATTGCTGTTTTTGCTGCTTTTAGGTATATCGTTGGCGCTAACAATCCAATCGCATTCTTTCCATAGAAGCAAAGTAATCAGTTCTGCTAATTTTCTGAGCGGTGGTGTTTATGAAAAAATTAATCATTTAAATGAATATTTGAATTTAAGAACCGAAAATGACGAACTTGTACTTGAAAATGCAAGATTAAAAAGTCTTTTATTCAATAAAGAAGATACCACAAAAATACCTTTGGCAGATAGTATAAAAGGTGTAAAACCTGCTGATATTATTGTTTCAAAAGTAATTCACAACTCTTATAATACTCACGAAAACTATATTACTCTAAATTCTGGAGCCAATGATGGCGTAAAACAAGATATGGGGGTAATTAATAGTCTTGGAATTATTGGAGTAATAGATAACACATCACCAAGATACTCAACTGTGGTAAGTATTTTAAATATGAAATCACAGATTAATGCCAAAATCAAAAAATCAAATCATTTTGGTTCTTTGACCTGGAACGGAAAAAGTACTGGTTATGTTCAACTGGAGGATGTTCCGAGATTGGCTTCAATTAAAAAGGGTGACACAATCGTAACTGGTGGTCAATCTGTAATTTTTCCTGAAGGAATCAACATTGGTACTGTAGACAAAATTTACATTAAAGATAAAACGAGTTTTTACGTCATAAATGTTAAACTATTTAATGACATGACAAATCTTGGACATGTTTACATTATAAAAAGTAAAGACAGAGAAGAACTTATTAATTTAGAAAAAAAGGAAAAAGATGAATAG
- a CDS encoding rod shape-determining protein, whose translation MGFFDFMTEDIAIDLGTANTLIIHNDKVVIDSPSIVARDRVSGKIIAVGKEANMMQGKTHENIKTIRPLKDGVIADFDASEKMINMFIKSIPALKKRMFTPALRMVVCIPSGITEVEMRAVKESCERVNGKEVYLIHEPMAAAIGIGIDIMQPKGNMIVDIGGGTTEIAVIALGGIVCDKSVKIAGDVFTNDIVYYMRTQHNLFVGESTAEKIKIQIGAAIEDLDGPPEEMSVQGRDLLTGKPKQVDVSYREIAKALDKSIQRIEDAVMETLSQTPPELAADIYNTGIYLAGGGSMLRGLDKRISQKTDLPVYIAEDPLRAVVRGTGMALKNIAKFKSILIK comes from the coding sequence ATGGGATTTTTTGATTTCATGACTGAGGATATTGCAATAGACCTTGGTACCGCAAACACTTTAATCATTCATAATGATAAAGTTGTTATTGACAGCCCCTCTATCGTAGCACGCGACAGAGTATCAGGCAAAATCATCGCTGTTGGTAAAGAAGCCAACATGATGCAAGGTAAAACGCATGAAAATATCAAGACCATAAGGCCTTTGAAAGATGGTGTAATTGCCGATTTTGATGCTTCGGAAAAAATGATCAATATGTTCATTAAAAGTATTCCGGCATTAAAAAAGAGAATGTTTACTCCAGCATTGAGAATGGTAGTTTGTATTCCTTCTGGAATTACTGAGGTTGAAATGCGTGCAGTAAAAGAATCTTGTGAAAGAGTAAACGGAAAAGAAGTTTACCTGATTCATGAACCAATGGCCGCAGCAATCGGTATTGGAATCGACATCATGCAACCAAAAGGAAACATGATTGTTGATATTGGAGGTGGTACAACCGAAATCGCTGTTATTGCATTAGGTGGTATTGTATGTGATAAATCTGTAAAAATTGCAGGTGACGTTTTTACAAATGATATCGTTTATTACATGCGTACACAACATAACCTTTTTGTTGGAGAAAGTACTGCTGAGAAAATCAAAATTCAAATTGGTGCAGCTATTGAAGACTTAGATGGTCCACCAGAAGAAATGTCTGTACAGGGTAGAGATTTACTTACCGGAAAACCAAAACAAGTTGATGTTTCTTATCGTGAAATTGCAAAAGCTTTAGACAAATCTATTCAGCGTATTGAAGATGCAGTAATGGAAACTTTATCTCAGACTCCTCCAGAATTAGCTGCCGATATTTATAATACTGGTATTTATTTAGCCGGTGGTGGATCGATGTTAAGAGGTCTTGACAAACGTATTTCTCAAAAGACTGACTTACCGGTTTATATTGCAGAAGATCCATTAAGAGCAGTTGTTCGCGGTACAGGAATGGCACTTAAAAACATTGCAAAATTTAAAAGCATCTTAATTAAATAA
- the xrtF gene encoding exosortase family protein XrtF, which produces MKKYLAQFKPFLIFIGTFFSVYIVLTLLYKVYLNSFALKEVDGITKVVGSHVQSLMLFFNSDIKIVQSIHESCLDVCYNNKYIIRIIEGCNAVSVIILFVSFVIAFSGKFKSTLLFILFGILLIYVLNVIRIALLTVLLFNYPQHLHFIHGVLFPLIIYGVVFALWVIWVSKFSKYAK; this is translated from the coding sequence TTGAAAAAATATTTAGCACAATTTAAACCTTTCTTAATTTTTATAGGCACTTTTTTCTCGGTGTATATTGTACTTACTTTACTTTATAAGGTATATTTAAATAGTTTCGCTTTAAAAGAGGTTGACGGAATTACAAAGGTAGTTGGCAGTCATGTACAAAGCTTAATGCTTTTTTTTAACTCAGACATAAAAATTGTACAAAGTATACATGAATCTTGTTTAGACGTTTGTTATAATAATAAATACATTATCAGGATAATTGAAGGTTGTAATGCAGTAAGCGTTATAATTTTATTTGTATCTTTTGTAATTGCCTTTTCAGGGAAATTTAAATCGACTTTACTTTTTATTTTATTTGGGATACTGCTTATTTATGTTTTAAATGTTATCCGAATTGCTCTTTTGACCGTATTGCTTTTTAATTATCCACAGCATCTTCATTTTATACATGGAGTTCTTTTTCCTCTGATTATTTATGGGGTCGTTTTTGCACTTTGGGTTATATGGGTAAGTAAATTTTCAAAATATGCTAAGTAA
- a CDS encoding rod shape-determining protein MreD, giving the protein MNSALLVNVFRFIMLLAIQIVIFNNMNFLGYISPFPYILYIILYPVNSNRSGLIISSFLLGIMMDMFCNSGGIHATACVILAYYRPYIFKFSFGLSYEYQTIKLNESLTPERFSFILVSVLLHHIVLFILEAFQFKFIWDILLRTLFSSIFTIIISIIIIYLIKPNKR; this is encoded by the coding sequence ATGAATAGCGCGTTGTTAGTCAATGTTTTTCGATTTATTATGTTGCTGGCAATTCAGATTGTTATTTTCAACAATATGAATTTTTTAGGATACATAAGTCCTTTTCCATATATTCTGTATATAATTTTATATCCTGTAAACAGTAACAGATCTGGCTTGATCATTTCAAGCTTTTTACTTGGAATAATGATGGATATGTTTTGTAATTCAGGTGGAATTCATGCAACAGCCTGTGTAATTCTTGCCTATTACAGACCCTATATATTTAAATTTTCATTTGGTTTAAGTTATGAATACCAAACCATAAAATTAAATGAATCTTTAACGCCCGAACGTTTTTCATTTATTTTGGTTTCTGTTTTACTACATCATATAGTACTATTTATACTCGAAGCGTTTCAGTTTAAATTCATCTGGGACATTTTACTTCGAACGTTGTTCAGTTCGATATTTACAATAATCATATCAATAATAATAATTTACCTTATTAAGCCTAATAAACGATGA